In the Deinococcus ficus genome, one interval contains:
- a CDS encoding V-type ATP synthase subunit E, whose amino-acid sequence MALDKLLENEAQSEIQRIRAEAQGRAQQILADAQERAQAMIESRQRALETQRQAGIVRARSAADLELNAARLTASESGMTQVYALVDQHLDQITQAPEYRDILARLIYQAREVVTDAESVEVNPAEAQLARELVHDIPVRENPGIRGGVRVVARGGKSGITNTLGGRLERVKGELAPQISRILAE is encoded by the coding sequence ATGGCCCTCGACAAGCTCCTCGAAAACGAAGCGCAGAGCGAGATCCAGCGCATCCGCGCTGAAGCGCAGGGCCGCGCCCAGCAGATCCTCGCCGACGCGCAGGAGCGCGCCCAGGCCATGATCGAAAGCCGTCAGCGCGCCCTGGAAACCCAGCGTCAGGCCGGGATCGTCCGTGCCCGCAGCGCCGCCGACCTGGAACTCAACGCCGCCCGCCTCACCGCCAGTGAAAGCGGCATGACCCAGGTGTACGCCCTCGTCGACCAGCACCTCGACCAGATCACCCAGGCCCCCGAGTACCGCGACATCCTGGCCCGGCTGATCTACCAGGCCCGCGAGGTCGTCACCGACGCTGAAAGCGTCGAAGTGAACCCCGCCGAGGCGCAGCTCGCCCGCGAACTCGTGCACGACATCCCCGTGCGGGAAAACCCCGGCATCCGGGGCGGCGTGCGCGTGGTCGCGCGCGGCGGGAAGAGCGGCATCACCAACACCCTCGGTGGCCGGCTGGAACGCGTGAAAGGCGAACTCGCCCCGCAGATCAGCCGCATCCTCGCGGAGTAA
- a CDS encoding SdrD B-like domain-containing protein, whose product MRAPRLLRRLGAVLAPLALLLGAGQATAAPQLSVTPITWNVIGLDSNKVNEGPDIFPVGVRVCNTGDAVATGVKADFAWVNPANTAITLIGQSSIALQDLPAGPAPLHPNDLSRVPTNCQDAYFNVRITRTVSAFSTWVSRTATPAQRNTSTYLITASATGASPVSTPSPRELFVEKIQSQNRNEVTSFSVVSGASNASAGQVLQLRLEANTSTGYLQLENYPILLNTVFQILDVQTTYNNPAGSTNSTAYADACGWINDPASADYLQNAGGAYCNGPDHYGGGIGGRMVSIYTVRVLSGAVSTINNVIYDLSGGSYHYNSDYNGGQPTVTITSRAADLTLQKTASAPAFTVGGTVSFTFAVKATGADVYGKTTITDPLPAGLTLPDGPVSLTGAGASNWSCTSLNNTLTCTSTNSTGVNAAPLILEGASSVFTVNGIKVTADALPSVTNTASVSNPFENPSATGNNTGSVTIPVTQPAAGVSACVAAGGTLGSQNRFTYLSNGTFGTMTSSTSYRDLDAAVKVSGGYTFAGASPAGGAGNYLVPEGLYVITPPSRSGQLLNQYGPWAAYYGHTDVTASDAYLAVNGLVNKAGTILQANVPVTAATVYEFGVWSRSTHLASSQFGGVGQEVKIVLSGTPGTQPQVSQQAPNVLRGSPWTLNSLLLNSGNATSLLVALGNAASAQEGNDFYLDDLYVVTCTLPAGTVSGRVFNDLNRNGVQDAGEGGIQGVTVQATDRNGAALTAVTDAAGLYTFTGLPAALGTYTVQVLLSSAPLSTMTATTSTVTTGVTVTPAATTAGGNFGYAVAPAFTITKQASTTLLRVSDTANSLTMTPGQFTYTITVRNTGGSAATGARVTDVLPAGLTYVAGSTTGTPGPGEPAVTGVTSGPVTQQRLEFTLPTLAAGAQQVFTFTVTPTVTRDTAQSAFLNTATVSLSGVTPATSAATRTEVLYVKLVKGVRNVTRNEAAFGTTSGGTPGDVLEYCISFYNYSSLALVKFQIQDVIPANTTALLTGYDAEEPSATTGFGVRVQRPDVPSYQLSSGDTSDLTVPGASLTAVRMTTNLGTLALADQGRTCFRVTVK is encoded by the coding sequence ATGCGAGCCCCCCGCCTCCTTCGTCGCCTGGGCGCCGTCCTGGCACCGCTCGCGCTGCTGCTGGGCGCGGGGCAGGCGACCGCCGCGCCTCAGCTGTCCGTCACGCCGATCACCTGGAACGTCATCGGACTGGACAGTAACAAGGTCAACGAGGGCCCCGACATCTTCCCCGTGGGCGTGCGCGTCTGCAACACCGGCGACGCGGTTGCCACCGGCGTGAAAGCGGACTTCGCGTGGGTGAACCCAGCGAACACCGCCATCACCCTGATCGGCCAGTCCAGCATCGCCCTGCAGGACCTGCCCGCGGGCCCGGCACCGCTGCACCCCAACGACCTGTCCCGCGTGCCCACCAACTGCCAGGACGCCTACTTCAACGTGCGGATCACCCGCACGGTCAGCGCGTTCTCCACCTGGGTCAGCCGGACGGCCACCCCGGCCCAGCGCAACACCAGCACGTACCTCATCACCGCCTCGGCCACCGGCGCATCCCCGGTCAGTACGCCCTCCCCGCGCGAACTGTTCGTGGAGAAAATTCAGTCGCAGAACCGCAATGAGGTGACTTCCTTCAGCGTGGTGTCCGGCGCCAGCAACGCCAGTGCCGGGCAGGTGCTGCAGCTGCGTCTGGAAGCGAACACCTCGACCGGGTACCTGCAGTTGGAAAACTACCCGATCCTGCTGAACACCGTGTTCCAGATTCTGGACGTGCAGACCACATACAACAATCCGGCTGGATCCACGAACAGCACCGCCTACGCCGACGCCTGCGGCTGGATCAACGACCCGGCCAGCGCCGACTACCTGCAGAACGCCGGTGGCGCCTACTGCAACGGCCCGGACCATTACGGCGGCGGAATCGGAGGACGCATGGTCTCTATTTACACCGTGCGCGTGCTGAGCGGCGCCGTAAGCACCATCAACAACGTCATCTACGACCTGTCCGGCGGCAGCTACCACTACAACTCCGACTACAACGGCGGCCAGCCGACCGTCACGATCACCTCCCGCGCGGCGGACCTCACCCTGCAGAAGACGGCCAGCGCCCCCGCCTTCACGGTCGGCGGCACGGTCAGCTTCACGTTCGCAGTGAAGGCCACGGGCGCCGACGTGTACGGCAAAACCACCATCACCGACCCGCTGCCGGCTGGCCTGACCCTCCCGGACGGCCCGGTAAGCCTCACGGGCGCCGGAGCCAGCAACTGGTCCTGCACCTCCCTGAACAACACCCTGACCTGCACCAGCACGAACAGCACCGGCGTGAACGCCGCGCCCCTGATCCTGGAGGGGGCCAGCAGCGTGTTCACCGTGAACGGCATCAAGGTCACGGCCGACGCGCTGCCCAGCGTCACGAACACCGCCTCGGTCAGCAACCCCTTCGAAAACCCCTCGGCTACCGGGAACAACACGGGCAGCGTGACCATTCCCGTAACCCAGCCGGCGGCCGGCGTCTCGGCGTGCGTGGCGGCCGGCGGCACCCTGGGCAGCCAGAACCGCTTCACGTACCTCAGCAACGGCACGTTCGGCACGATGACGTCGAGCACTTCCTACCGCGATCTCGATGCCGCGGTCAAGGTGAGTGGAGGATATACGTTCGCAGGAGCTTCCCCAGCCGGCGGCGCTGGCAACTACCTCGTTCCAGAGGGCCTCTATGTGATCACTCCTCCATCCAGGAGTGGCCAGTTGCTGAACCAGTACGGCCCTTGGGCCGCCTATTATGGGCACACAGATGTCACTGCCTCAGATGCCTATCTGGCCGTGAACGGCCTGGTGAACAAGGCCGGCACCATCCTGCAGGCGAACGTTCCCGTGACTGCCGCCACGGTCTACGAGTTCGGCGTGTGGAGCCGCTCCACCCACCTGGCGTCCTCGCAGTTCGGCGGGGTGGGGCAGGAGGTCAAGATCGTGCTGTCGGGCACGCCCGGCACGCAGCCGCAGGTCAGCCAGCAGGCGCCGAACGTGCTCAGGGGCAGTCCCTGGACGCTCAACTCGCTGCTGCTGAACTCCGGGAACGCCACCAGTCTGCTCGTGGCCCTCGGCAACGCTGCCAGCGCCCAGGAAGGCAACGACTTCTACCTGGACGACCTGTACGTGGTGACCTGCACCCTGCCGGCCGGCACGGTGAGCGGCCGGGTCTTCAATGACCTCAACCGCAACGGCGTGCAGGATGCCGGCGAGGGAGGCATTCAGGGCGTGACCGTGCAGGCCACCGACCGCAACGGGGCTGCCCTGACCGCCGTAACGGACGCCGCGGGCCTGTACACGTTCACCGGACTGCCGGCCGCGCTGGGCACGTACACCGTGCAGGTCCTGCTCTCTTCCGCCCCCCTGAGCACCATGACCGCCACGACCTCCACCGTCACCACTGGCGTGACGGTCACGCCCGCTGCGACCACTGCCGGGGGGAACTTCGGGTACGCCGTCGCGCCGGCCTTCACGATCACGAAGCAGGCCAGCACCACCCTGCTGCGCGTGTCGGACACGGCGAATTCCCTGACGATGACACCCGGGCAGTTCACCTACACCATTACGGTCCGCAACACCGGCGGCAGCGCCGCCACGGGTGCCCGGGTGACGGACGTGCTGCCGGCCGGCCTGACGTACGTGGCCGGGTCCACGACGGGCACCCCGGGGCCGGGCGAGCCGGCCGTGACCGGCGTGACGTCCGGTCCGGTGACGCAGCAGCGGCTGGAATTCACGCTGCCCACGCTGGCGGCGGGCGCGCAGCAGGTGTTCACGTTCACGGTGACGCCCACCGTGACGCGTGACACGGCGCAGTCGGCCTTCCTGAACACGGCCACCGTGAGCCTGAGCGGGGTGACCCCGGCGACCAGTGCCGCGACCCGCACGGAGGTGCTGTACGTGAAGCTGGTGAAGGGCGTGCGGAACGTGACGCGCAACGAGGCCGCGTTCGGCACGACGTCTGGCGGCACGCCCGGGGACGTGCTGGAGTACTGCATCAGTTTCTACAACTACAGTTCGCTGGCGCTCGTGAAGTTCCAGATTCAGGATGTCATCCCGGCGAACACCACGGCCCTGCTGACCGGGTACGACGCGGAGGAACCCTCGGCGACGACCGGGTTCGGGGTGCGGGTGCAGCGGCCGGACGTGCCTTCCTACCAGCTGAGTTCCGGAGACACGAGTGACCTGACCGTGCCGGGCGCCAGCCTGACCGCCGTGCGGATGACGACGAATCTGGGCACGTTGGCGCTGGCCGATCAGGGCCGCACCTGCTTCCGGGTGACGGTGAAGTAA
- a CDS encoding DEAD/DEAH box helicase, translating to MRPFDSSFARLEGFLRDTLGSGAARLFEEEPQGAVTVSAAALGWSPAVRQGFGFGDVYSHQAETYRLMREGKNVIVTTPTASGKTGAFFPAVFERLERDAEATALFVYPLVALGQDQRDKLLAFRDRGGFPWGVASFQGAANPVEVFGRDVRMVTATPDKLHWSLTHPGVRAFLSRLAFVVLDEAHTYRGGFGSEVAGMLRRLLDLARALGASPQVVLSTATIGNPAEFARELSGVEAVEVRESGAARHGKRFYLADHRGQPRRFWNAVMDASDRYGLKVLAFFRGRSRAARLYGTYRANPAYARRAHLYMAGTSDREGRLTEFRRAKSGVMFATNALEAGVDIGDLEVVIIDGYPGSRMAFRQMAGRAGRVAPGLVLYLPALNEQGLPQAADAFYSNSGNFLELLTGPIEKAVVESENPYLAPRHRARASEEFRLARLPDPFPDLESAGQRYWNLRGEGSAKFIVVEEGDWERLGAAAFNAPLESPSQHYALTEKHEGAVFTLDGQGYRVKRWEAHPAGTAILVEKFDAASLYTRGLYAIEVTPGKMTPWEKRGPLAFRHGEVVIRRRYTGYQMLRQVFERVCVGCDREPGPTERVCVRCGGRIQDRMQDHRLSEHLYEQPIELPPFRTAALEIGVDARATERPGAVAHTLKHLLQKVTPERIACDENDLSGAFRGERDNYFFLYDDWLGGLGVSKRAAEQLDDLLRRAYTLTAKTCCRNTEGCYECIAVSRCYSPHLPSGERRPTDKAATRAFLEAVLGVVPGVLEALPVPDALPELPPSWPAQARELLDLHGLSLPEVSARLGIPSRELQRVVGGTTPLRLRHPKFGEGVFMGGFHQGERREVLVYFPGVGQKKLILKHAGLSVVDPAGSEVAGEVGAGRGS from the coding sequence ATGCGGCCTTTCGATTCCTCCTTTGCGCGACTGGAGGGCTTTTTGCGGGACACGCTGGGGAGTGGGGCGGCGCGCCTGTTCGAGGAGGAGCCGCAGGGGGCGGTAACGGTGTCGGCGGCGGCACTGGGGTGGTCGCCGGCAGTGCGGCAGGGGTTCGGGTTCGGGGACGTGTACTCGCATCAGGCGGAGACGTACCGGTTGATGCGGGAGGGGAAGAACGTGATCGTGACGACGCCCACGGCGAGCGGGAAGACGGGGGCGTTTTTCCCGGCGGTGTTCGAGCGGCTGGAGCGGGACGCGGAGGCCACGGCGCTGTTCGTGTACCCGCTGGTGGCGCTGGGGCAGGACCAGCGGGACAAGCTGCTGGCGTTCCGGGACCGGGGCGGGTTTCCGTGGGGGGTGGCTTCGTTTCAGGGGGCGGCGAATCCGGTGGAGGTGTTCGGGCGGGACGTGCGGATGGTGACGGCCACGCCGGACAAGCTGCACTGGTCCCTGACGCATCCGGGGGTGCGGGCGTTTCTGTCGCGGCTGGCGTTCGTGGTGCTGGACGAGGCGCACACGTACCGGGGGGGGTTCGGGTCGGAGGTGGCGGGCATGCTGCGCCGGCTGCTGGACCTGGCGCGGGCGCTGGGGGCGTCGCCGCAGGTGGTGCTGAGCACGGCGACGATCGGGAACCCGGCGGAGTTCGCGCGGGAACTGTCGGGCGTGGAGGCGGTGGAGGTCCGGGAGTCGGGCGCGGCGCGGCACGGGAAGCGTTTTTACCTGGCGGATCACCGGGGGCAGCCGCGGCGGTTCTGGAACGCGGTGATGGACGCCAGCGACCGGTACGGGCTGAAGGTGCTGGCGTTTTTCCGGGGGCGGTCGCGGGCGGCGCGGCTGTACGGCACGTACCGGGCAAATCCCGCGTACGCGCGCCGGGCGCACCTGTACATGGCGGGCACCAGCGACCGGGAGGGGCGGCTCACGGAGTTCCGCCGGGCGAAGAGCGGGGTGATGTTCGCCACGAACGCGCTGGAGGCGGGGGTGGACATCGGGGACCTGGAGGTGGTGATCATCGACGGGTACCCGGGGTCGCGCATGGCGTTCCGGCAGATGGCGGGCCGGGCGGGGCGGGTGGCGCCGGGGCTGGTGCTGTACCTGCCGGCCCTGAACGAGCAGGGGTTGCCGCAGGCGGCGGACGCGTTTTACAGCAACAGCGGGAATTTCCTGGAGCTGCTGACCGGCCCGATCGAGAAGGCGGTGGTGGAGTCGGAGAATCCGTATCTGGCGCCTCGGCACCGGGCGCGGGCGTCGGAGGAGTTCCGGCTGGCGCGGCTGCCGGATCCTTTCCCGGACCTGGAGTCGGCGGGGCAGCGGTACTGGAACCTGCGTGGGGAGGGCAGCGCGAAGTTCATCGTGGTGGAGGAGGGGGACTGGGAGCGGCTGGGCGCGGCGGCGTTCAACGCGCCGCTGGAGTCGCCCAGTCAGCATTACGCCCTGACGGAGAAGCACGAGGGCGCGGTGTTCACGCTGGACGGGCAGGGGTACCGGGTGAAGCGCTGGGAGGCGCACCCGGCGGGCACGGCGATCCTGGTGGAAAAGTTCGACGCGGCGAGCCTGTACACGCGCGGGCTGTATGCCATCGAGGTGACGCCGGGGAAGATGACGCCTTGGGAGAAGCGTGGGCCGCTGGCGTTCCGGCATGGGGAGGTGGTGATCCGGCGGCGCTACACCGGGTACCAGATGCTGCGGCAGGTGTTCGAGCGGGTGTGCGTGGGCTGCGACCGGGAGCCGGGGCCGACAGAGCGCGTGTGCGTGCGCTGCGGGGGGCGCATTCAGGACCGCATGCAGGACCACCGGCTCTCGGAGCACCTGTACGAGCAGCCCATCGAGTTGCCGCCCTTCCGCACGGCGGCACTGGAGATCGGGGTGGATGCCCGCGCGACTGAGCGGCCGGGCGCGGTGGCGCACACCCTGAAGCACCTGCTGCAGAAGGTGACGCCGGAGCGCATCGCCTGCGACGAGAACGACCTGTCGGGCGCGTTCCGGGGCGAGCGGGACAACTACTTCTTCCTGTACGACGACTGGCTGGGCGGGCTGGGCGTGTCGAAGCGGGCGGCCGAGCAGCTGGACGACCTGCTGAGGCGGGCGTACACCCTGACGGCGAAGACCTGTTGCCGGAACACGGAGGGGTGTTACGAGTGCATCGCTGTGAGCCGCTGTTACAGCCCGCACCTGCCGAGCGGGGAGCGGCGGCCGACCGACAAGGCGGCCACGCGGGCGTTCCTGGAGGCCGTGCTGGGCGTGGTGCCCGGGGTGCTGGAGGCCCTGCCGGTGCCGGACGCGCTGCCGGAATTGCCGCCGTCGTGGCCGGCGCAGGCGCGGGAACTGCTGGACCTGCACGGCCTGTCGCTGCCGGAGGTGAGTGCCCGCCTGGGCATTCCCAGCCGGGAGCTGCAGCGGGTGGTGGGCGGCACGACTCCCCTGAGGCTGCGGCACCCGAAGTTCGGGGAGGGCGTGTTCATGGGCGGCTTTCATCAGGGGGAGCGCCGGGAGGTGCTGGTGTACTTCCCGGGCGTGGGCCAGAAGAAGCTGATCCTGAAGCACGCGGGCCTGAGCGTGGTGGACCCGGCCGGCAGCGAGGTGGCCGGGGAGGTGGGCGCGGGCCGGGGCAGTTGA
- a CDS encoding V-type ATP synthase subunit F, translating to MTQATKSGTTQRVAVLTDSETATGYRLAGASVIETNAEQAVSVLEQAIQDGTYGLIAVDTGLIPDPATATARVMRGRDLPILLPIPSLRDAFASDTVDAKAYMGKLVRDTIGFDIKL from the coding sequence ATGACCCAGGCCACGAAGAGCGGCACCACCCAGCGGGTGGCCGTGCTCACCGATTCCGAAACCGCCACCGGCTACCGCCTCGCGGGCGCCAGCGTGATCGAAACGAACGCCGAGCAGGCCGTCAGCGTGCTGGAACAGGCCATTCAGGACGGCACCTACGGCCTGATCGCCGTGGACACCGGCCTGATCCCCGACCCGGCCACCGCCACCGCCCGCGTGATGCGCGGCCGGGACCTGCCGATCCTGCTGCCGATCCCCAGCCTGCGGGACGCGTTTGCCAGCGACACCGTGGACGCCAAGGCGTACATGGGGAAACTGGTGCGGGACACCATCGGTTTCGACATCAAACTGTAA
- a CDS encoding V0D/AC39 family V-type ATPase subunit, whose product MPDDYAYINTRVRVMRTKLLDGRALDAALAAGSYPEFLRVLTETDFASDMREATGEGAGLPELDRALSQNLFTTTQRVLGFAEGDARREIESLLMKWDLVNLKTIARGIISGRGSEAVLDGLIAGGTIKPAALQTAAQSSDLASAAAALSLTGHPLAKAFRAAVQAYGTTSRLLDLEVALDQGYYKHTLQVARDNSLKTYLKREIDVTNALIARSSKGQAVDPSLFVPGGSLDAGGYARLSAGDTGSVPDAAAILEAPTLEDAEVAARTVLDRAARTISVADSDGVGIILDFLRRKEMEIAKLRLIGRGKYYNLPTEQIRREVQA is encoded by the coding sequence ATGCCCGACGATTACGCCTACATCAACACGCGCGTCCGCGTCATGCGGACCAAACTGCTCGACGGGCGCGCCCTTGACGCCGCGCTCGCCGCGGGCAGCTACCCGGAATTCCTGCGCGTTCTGACCGAAACGGACTTCGCCAGTGACATGCGCGAAGCCACCGGCGAAGGCGCGGGACTCCCGGAACTCGACCGGGCGCTTTCCCAGAACCTCTTCACCACCACCCAGCGCGTCCTCGGCTTCGCCGAAGGCGACGCCCGGCGCGAGATCGAGAGCCTGCTGATGAAGTGGGACCTCGTGAACCTCAAGACCATCGCCCGCGGCATCATTAGCGGTCGCGGCAGCGAGGCCGTCCTGGACGGCCTGATCGCCGGCGGCACCATCAAGCCCGCCGCGCTGCAGACCGCCGCCCAGAGCAGTGACCTCGCCAGCGCCGCCGCCGCCCTGAGCCTCACCGGGCACCCGCTCGCCAAGGCGTTCCGCGCGGCCGTGCAGGCCTACGGCACCACCAGCCGCCTGCTGGACCTGGAAGTCGCGCTGGACCAGGGGTACTACAAGCACACCCTGCAGGTCGCCCGCGACAACAGCCTGAAAACCTACCTGAAGCGCGAGATCGACGTGACCAACGCCCTGATCGCGCGCAGCAGCAAGGGCCAGGCCGTGGACCCCAGCCTGTTCGTGCCCGGCGGCAGCCTGGACGCTGGCGGTTACGCCCGCCTGAGCGCCGGGGATACCGGCAGCGTCCCCGACGCCGCCGCGATCCTGGAAGCGCCCACCCTGGAAGACGCCGAGGTGGCCGCCCGCACCGTGCTGGACAGGGCCGCGCGCACCATCAGCGTCGCCGACAGCGACGGCGTGGGCATCATCCTGGACTTCCTGCGCCGCAAGGAAATGGAGATCGCCAAACTGCGACTCATCGGGCGCGGCAAGTACTACAACCTGCCCACCGAACAGATCCGCCGCGAGGTGCAGGCATGA
- a CDS encoding V-type ATPase subunit subunit G family protein: MSELASREAALDAQIEAAREEAKREVEAAQHEAARILREAETRAQAMQAEFDQQLAAESDRIRAEARAQAQSEADATRSRASGRIQQAAEHILRAVLP, translated from the coding sequence TTGAGTGAACTCGCGAGCCGCGAGGCCGCGCTGGACGCACAGATCGAAGCCGCCCGCGAGGAAGCCAAGCGGGAAGTCGAAGCGGCACAGCACGAGGCGGCCCGCATCCTCCGCGAAGCGGAAACGCGCGCGCAGGCCATGCAGGCCGAGTTCGACCAGCAGCTGGCCGCCGAGAGTGACCGCATCCGCGCCGAGGCACGCGCCCAGGCGCAGAGCGAAGCGGACGCCACGCGCAGCCGCGCCTCGGGCCGCATCCAGCAGGCCGCCGAGCACATTCTGAGGGCGGTGCTGCCGTGA
- a CDS encoding ATP synthase subunit K: protein MTKTNKIVLAALVLALATTGFAQDTVASNDANNNEGLAAIGKGLALGLGALGTGVAQARIGSSLVGAAAEDSSKLGQLLLVFLLPETLVIFGFLALFLIG from the coding sequence ATGACCAAGACCAACAAGATCGTCCTCGCCGCCCTCGTCCTCGCCCTCGCCACCACCGGCTTCGCCCAGGACACCGTGGCCTCCAACGACGCCAACAACAACGAAGGCCTCGCCGCCATCGGCAAGGGCCTGGCCCTCGGCCTCGGCGCGCTCGGCACCGGCGTCGCGCAGGCCCGCATCGGCTCCAGCCTGGTCGGCGCCGCCGCCGAGGACAGCAGCAAGCTCGGCCAGCTGCTCCTCGTGTTCCTGCTCCCCGAAACGCTCGTCATCTTCGGCTTCCTGGCCCTTTTCCTGATCGGCTAA
- a CDS encoding V-type ATP synthase subunit I, with the protein MIIPMQQVVIAMRTRESERVITALQDAGVLHLKPITEGPLNTGSLAGQDAASRREDERLLARAESTIAELGAYRPAPAGLPAESEWAAVVEAAAAPVTALARERQDLQADLDVERSYGDAIRALARMVGGLDRSRRVALVPFVLAPTDDAATLDAALRETLAERYTLATETVGNNRVGVIATLRGDRDAARAALSKARLGELRLPGRFDSLPLGDAAREMDQIRQTGDRRLQALNGQRDGLTAQHAPVLYAVRDALKDRVAIHDVRAVSARGKYSMVMQGYVPQDRVPALQGALGAFGDAVSFELHAVDEHHDHAVPVTLKNSSYVEPFQKTVMGMMSLPKYGTFDPTWVVAWFFPFFFGIIMADIGYGLLFLALGMWLLGKARRGEGWNVPLLGSYLSPDTLRNLGFVTNVMAAWTIVWGFLTGEFFGTLLEHMHVFYMNNELLNSLWGWTGVHFGGAHGATEDAAHHGSGLIPIVFPRLDTENFANIALVFALLFGILQVLWGWAIRIQQGRKHGDSLHFWEGIAMFGGIAALILLAFISKAAQDFGALANFSDPRVWLMILGFLTFIVGYLRVIGKLPLLPVELMSQGGSVVSYARIFAVGLVSAILAKLCTDLGWAMYEQIGVLGIILGVVIGALLHVFVLALTLIGHVLQPIRLHMVEFLNPTGFNNESSPAYNPLRRLSPAQSAGQVK; encoded by the coding sequence GTGATCATCCCGATGCAGCAGGTCGTGATCGCCATGCGCACCCGCGAAAGCGAGCGCGTGATCACGGCCCTGCAAGACGCCGGGGTCCTTCACCTCAAGCCCATCACAGAAGGCCCCCTGAACACCGGCAGCCTCGCCGGTCAGGACGCCGCCAGCCGCCGCGAGGACGAGAGGTTGCTCGCCCGCGCGGAGAGCACCATCGCCGAACTCGGCGCCTACCGCCCCGCCCCCGCCGGCCTCCCTGCCGAAAGCGAGTGGGCGGCCGTGGTCGAGGCCGCCGCGGCGCCGGTCACCGCGCTGGCCCGCGAACGTCAGGACCTCCAGGCCGACCTGGACGTGGAGCGCAGCTACGGCGACGCCATCCGCGCCCTGGCCCGCATGGTTGGAGGGCTCGACCGCAGCCGCCGCGTGGCCCTGGTGCCCTTCGTGCTGGCCCCCACCGACGACGCGGCCACGCTGGACGCCGCGCTGCGCGAAACCCTCGCGGAGCGCTACACCCTGGCGACCGAAACGGTCGGGAACAACCGCGTGGGCGTGATCGCCACCCTGCGCGGCGACCGCGACGCCGCCCGCGCCGCCCTCAGCAAGGCCCGCCTGGGCGAACTGCGCCTCCCGGGGCGCTTCGACAGCCTGCCCCTGGGCGACGCCGCGCGGGAAATGGACCAGATCAGGCAAACCGGCGACCGCCGCCTGCAGGCCCTGAACGGCCAGCGCGACGGGCTCACCGCCCAGCACGCCCCCGTGCTGTACGCCGTGCGTGACGCGCTGAAAGACCGCGTCGCGATTCACGACGTGCGCGCCGTGAGCGCCCGCGGGAAGTACAGCATGGTCATGCAGGGCTACGTCCCGCAGGACCGCGTGCCCGCGCTGCAGGGCGCCCTGGGCGCCTTCGGCGACGCCGTGAGCTTCGAGCTGCACGCCGTGGACGAGCACCACGACCACGCCGTGCCGGTCACCCTGAAGAACAGCTCCTACGTGGAGCCCTTCCAGAAGACTGTCATGGGCATGATGAGCCTCCCCAAGTACGGCACCTTCGACCCCACCTGGGTCGTGGCGTGGTTCTTCCCGTTCTTCTTCGGGATCATCATGGCCGACATCGGCTACGGCCTGCTGTTCCTGGCGCTCGGCATGTGGCTGCTCGGCAAGGCCCGCCGCGGCGAGGGCTGGAACGTCCCGCTGCTCGGCTCGTACCTCAGTCCCGACACGCTGCGCAACCTGGGCTTCGTCACGAACGTGATGGCCGCCTGGACGATCGTGTGGGGCTTCCTCACCGGTGAATTCTTCGGCACCCTGCTGGAGCACATGCACGTGTTCTACATGAACAACGAGCTGCTCAACTCCCTGTGGGGCTGGACCGGCGTGCACTTCGGCGGCGCGCACGGCGCGACCGAGGACGCCGCCCACCACGGCAGCGGCCTGATTCCCATCGTGTTCCCCCGCCTCGACACCGAGAACTTCGCCAACATCGCCCTGGTGTTCGCGCTGCTGTTCGGCATCCTCCAGGTCCTGTGGGGCTGGGCGATCCGCATCCAGCAGGGCCGCAAGCACGGCGACAGCCTGCACTTCTGGGAAGGCATCGCCATGTTCGGCGGCATCGCCGCACTGATCCTGCTGGCCTTCATCAGCAAGGCCGCTCAGGACTTCGGCGCGCTTGCCAACTTCAGCGACCCCCGCGTGTGGCTGATGATCCTGGGCTTCCTGACCTTCATCGTCGGGTACCTGCGCGTCATCGGGAAACTCCCCCTGCTGCCCGTGGAACTGATGTCCCAGGGTGGGTCGGTCGTGAGCTACGCCCGTATCTTCGCCGTGGGCCTCGTCTCGGCCATCCTCGCCAAGCTCTGCACCGACCTCGGCTGGGCGATGTACGAGCAGATCGGCGTCCTCGGCATCATCCTGGGCGTCGTGATCGGCGCACTGCTGCACGTCTTCGTGCTGGCCCTGACCTTGATCGGTCACGTGCTGCAACCCATCCGTCTTCACATGGTCGAGTTCCTGAACCCCACCGGGTTCAACAACGAGTCCAGCCCCGCCTACAACCCCCTTCGTCGCCTCAGCCCCGCGCAGAGCGCCGGGCAGGTCAAATAA